A genomic segment from Yimella sp. cx-51 encodes:
- a CDS encoding triacylglycerol lipase: METEATTPDDVSASFRASAADLLARAPSAVRLATEFPRAALGVQLMLASVPLLPKTAVGDGHPVLVLPGLSANDTSTLALRQFLRLRGFRPYAWHLGRNVGPTAAVRAELPVALQRIARRNRSKVSIIGWSLGGIYARQLAHEFPDSVRQVITLATPYRLQRFDQSRADSIYTRFRHLHAVDETQTTATGRSAFPLSVPTTSIYSREDGIVAWQHCIEPPTDHSENIRVCSSHLSIGFDPHVLFAIADRLAQPEGDWQPFRPPSLLRPFFPRPDNPHGAADVVA, from the coding sequence GTGGAGACAGAAGCGACCACCCCGGACGACGTGTCCGCATCGTTCCGCGCCTCGGCTGCGGACCTGCTGGCGCGGGCTCCGTCCGCGGTGCGCCTCGCCACGGAATTCCCACGCGCCGCTCTCGGAGTACAGCTGATGCTGGCGTCCGTGCCCCTGCTGCCGAAAACGGCAGTAGGGGACGGGCATCCGGTGCTGGTGCTGCCGGGGCTTTCGGCGAACGACACCTCGACGCTCGCGCTGCGGCAGTTCCTACGGCTGCGTGGGTTCCGGCCGTACGCGTGGCATCTTGGCCGCAATGTCGGACCGACCGCCGCGGTACGCGCCGAACTGCCGGTCGCGCTGCAGCGCATTGCGCGTCGCAACCGGTCGAAGGTGTCGATCATCGGCTGGAGCCTGGGCGGCATCTACGCCCGCCAACTGGCCCACGAATTCCCCGACTCGGTACGGCAGGTGATCACCCTCGCCACTCCCTACCGGCTGCAGCGTTTCGACCAGTCGCGCGCCGATTCGATCTACACCCGTTTCAGGCACCTGCACGCCGTCGACGAAACGCAGACGACGGCCACCGGCCGCAGCGCCTTCCCACTGAGCGTGCCGACCACCTCCATCTACTCGCGGGAGGACGGCATCGTTGCCTGGCAGCACTGCATCGAACCTCCGACCGACCACTCCGAGAACATCAGGGTCTGTTCGAGCCATCTCTCGATCGGGTTCGACCCCCACGTCCTCTTCGCGATCGCCGATCGCCTCGCGCAACCCGAAGGAGACTGGCAGCCCTTCCGGCCCCCGAGTCTCCTGCGCCCCTTCTTCCCCCGTCCCGACAACCCACATGGAGCAGCCGATGTCGTCGCTTGA
- a CDS encoding wax ester/triacylglycerol synthase family O-acyltransferase produces the protein MKQLSPMDSAFLALETATMTGNISSLLILDPSDVDGKFDLARLTSFVATRIERVPVFRQRLATVPLGLDRPYWVDDDRFDLSYHVRESALPSPGEMSQLLELVGRLQERPLDMSRPLWETYLITGLPDDRVAIFTKTHHVVIDGMSGMEVLGALIDLDPDAPAGEAAVFEPRSAPSGAGMVARSLVHLAGRPGDAWTIATGLARWLPGLVALTAAKPRNPLQRKPSQQSQAGDSLPVRTPVTSFNAKISRRRRVGVTDLPLADIKQVKTAFGTSVNDVVMAVVAGALRRWLLHDGGVLSQPLVAMVPVAVHSPDRSTQGNYVTAMLATLPTHLDDPLRRLKRSSKFSKAAKRSGGAVPPNVLVSAMEFAPPMILGAASRAVWDGGLFRAMRPFNLVISNVPGGTQDVYLAGARLERMYPVSVVADGMGMNVTLLGHKDTLHLGITTCPELVPDPQQICDWAREELQLLLEASTA, from the coding sequence ATGAAGCAACTCTCGCCGATGGATTCGGCGTTCCTGGCTCTCGAGACGGCCACCATGACCGGCAACATCAGCAGCCTGTTGATTCTCGATCCCAGCGACGTCGACGGCAAGTTCGACCTGGCGCGTTTAACCTCGTTCGTGGCGACCCGGATCGAACGCGTGCCGGTCTTCCGGCAGCGGCTGGCGACCGTGCCGCTCGGGCTCGACCGGCCGTACTGGGTCGATGACGACCGGTTCGACCTGTCGTACCACGTGCGCGAGAGTGCCCTGCCGTCTCCGGGTGAGATGAGCCAACTTCTCGAACTCGTGGGACGACTGCAGGAGCGTCCCCTCGACATGAGCCGTCCGCTCTGGGAGACCTACCTGATCACCGGTCTGCCTGACGACCGCGTGGCGATCTTCACCAAGACCCACCACGTCGTCATCGACGGGATGTCAGGCATGGAGGTGCTGGGCGCCCTGATCGACCTCGACCCGGACGCTCCGGCCGGTGAGGCGGCGGTCTTCGAGCCGCGATCGGCGCCCTCCGGCGCAGGCATGGTGGCACGCTCGCTGGTGCACCTGGCCGGACGGCCCGGGGACGCGTGGACCATCGCCACCGGGCTGGCCCGCTGGCTACCGGGACTTGTTGCCCTTACCGCCGCGAAACCGCGAAATCCGTTGCAGCGCAAACCTTCCCAGCAGAGTCAGGCAGGAGACTCGTTGCCGGTTCGCACGCCGGTCACCTCTTTCAACGCGAAGATCTCGCGGCGCCGCCGCGTCGGGGTGACCGACCTGCCGCTCGCTGATATCAAGCAGGTGAAGACAGCCTTCGGCACATCGGTCAACGACGTCGTGATGGCCGTTGTCGCCGGGGCGCTGCGACGCTGGCTGCTGCACGACGGCGGAGTGTTGTCGCAGCCGTTGGTGGCGATGGTGCCGGTCGCGGTGCACTCACCCGATCGTTCGACGCAGGGCAACTACGTGACCGCGATGTTGGCGACGCTGCCCACCCATCTGGACGACCCGCTGCGCCGGCTGAAGCGCAGCAGCAAGTTCAGCAAGGCCGCCAAGCGCAGCGGGGGAGCGGTACCACCGAACGTCCTGGTGTCGGCGATGGAGTTCGCGCCGCCGATGATCCTCGGCGCGGCGAGCCGGGCTGTCTGGGACGGCGGGCTCTTCCGGGCGATGCGGCCCTTCAACCTGGTGATCTCCAACGTCCCGGGCGGCACCCAGGACGTCTACCTCGCCGGTGCCCGGTTGGAACGCATGTATCCGGTCTCCGTCGTCGCGGACGGCATGGGCATGAATGTGACCCTGCTCGGGCACAAGGACACCTTGCATCTTGGCATCACGACGTGTCCTGAACTCGTGCCTGATCCGCAGCAGATCTGCGACTGGGCCCGCGAAGAACTGCAGTTGCTGCTCGAGGCATCGACGGCGTAA
- a CDS encoding AI-2E family transporter, which translates to MGKLRIPRMGRSDDAANKAASQDDAVPATGAARLRGRLRPATPEDPVVRTPNEGVDRGMVIGRGLRWTSSWALRGLLIFAALWVSLKIIGLFWSALLPVFLALTVSTVLWPPVRWLRQNGFRPAAAAATVLLSSIAVVSSIFALMAPSVSSQVPELTKNSIDGVRKVQDWLQGPPFNVQPDQIDNAVKAVTDKLQTSGDKIASGVFSGVSVASEILVTLLVAAILTFLMLKDGPNFLPWLRSVAGRGAGAHLTELLNRVWQTLCGFIRTQAIVSAVDATFIGIGLIALRVPLAIPLAIITFFGGFIPIVGAFVAGSLAVLVALVTKSVTTALLVLLIVVLVQQIEGHVLQPLLQSRSMALHPALILLGIALGGQLFGIVGAFFAVPVAATVAVTLRYLGEQIDLRTGDLDPESVKPLTPEGKYAVEQARDDIHPETKPDLADKLTDL; encoded by the coding sequence GTGGGAAAGTTGCGCATTCCGCGCATGGGGCGTTCTGACGACGCCGCGAACAAGGCAGCCAGCCAGGACGACGCGGTGCCCGCGACCGGTGCTGCGCGCCTGCGGGGACGTTTGCGCCCCGCCACGCCGGAAGACCCCGTCGTCCGCACCCCGAACGAAGGTGTCGACCGGGGCATGGTCATCGGACGCGGGCTGCGGTGGACCTCCAGCTGGGCATTGCGCGGCTTGCTGATCTTCGCGGCGTTGTGGGTCTCGTTGAAGATCATCGGGCTCTTCTGGTCGGCGCTGCTCCCGGTCTTCCTCGCCCTGACCGTGTCGACGGTCTTGTGGCCGCCGGTGCGCTGGCTGCGCCAGAACGGCTTCCGTCCGGCCGCAGCCGCCGCCACTGTGTTGCTCTCCTCGATTGCGGTGGTGAGCAGCATCTTCGCGCTCATGGCGCCGTCGGTGTCGTCCCAAGTGCCTGAGCTCACCAAGAACTCCATCGACGGCGTCCGCAAGGTGCAGGACTGGTTGCAGGGTCCGCCGTTCAACGTGCAGCCCGATCAGATCGACAACGCCGTCAAGGCCGTCACCGACAAACTGCAGACCTCCGGCGACAAGATCGCCTCGGGCGTCTTCTCCGGCGTGTCGGTCGCCAGCGAAATCCTGGTCACCCTGTTGGTCGCGGCCATCCTGACCTTCCTCATGCTCAAGGACGGCCCCAACTTCCTGCCGTGGCTCCGCTCGGTGGCCGGCCGGGGGGCGGGCGCACACCTGACCGAGTTGCTCAACCGCGTGTGGCAGACCTTGTGCGGATTCATTCGCACCCAGGCGATCGTGAGCGCGGTCGATGCCACCTTCATCGGTATCGGCCTGATCGCGCTGCGGGTGCCGCTCGCGATCCCGCTGGCGATCATCACCTTCTTCGGTGGGTTCATACCCATCGTCGGTGCTTTCGTCGCCGGCTCGCTGGCGGTGCTGGTGGCGCTGGTGACCAAGAGCGTCACGACGGCACTGCTGGTGCTGTTGATCGTCGTGCTCGTGCAGCAGATCGAAGGACACGTGCTGCAGCCGCTGCTGCAGAGCCGTTCGATGGCGCTGCATCCCGCGCTCATCCTGCTGGGTATTGCCCTGGGTGGTCAGCTCTTCGGCATCGTAGGTGCCTTCTTCGCGGTGCCGGTGGCGGCGACCGTCGCGGTCACGCTGCGCTACCTCGGCGAACAGATCGACCTGCGCACCGGCGATCTCGACCCAGAATCGGTCAAGCCACTGACCCCGGAAGGTAAGTACGCCGTCGAACAGGCACGGGACGACATCCACCCGGAGACGAAGCCCGACCTGGCCGACAAACTCACCGATCTCTGA
- a CDS encoding substrate-binding domain-containing protein, translated as MTSPVAPQKRSVPRRRRVAAGAGLLALALGSTAAVAGMTTAADSTASCAAPAKVSVAVAPELYGTVAAQAQELAKNPAVCAQYVVTRASGESTNKAVKAGGTGIPDVWIPDSSVWVDDATATLGAGWVSSSGSIASSPIVIGVPDAQKALPGLDTAATWGEVMAAGQLPVSLQNTGASASALETLAMANRTATNREDRTNLLRAVIRLSRSTLSPEGLAQRAAAGPHQARAYPLSEQQLMAFDKANPGKPMRALVPDEGAPSLDYPFVRPIKGSGAPTTATDALLAALRSPAAKTSLESAGLRVPGGQAPAGSPLPTDLRAARTPSPTENVSSVKSWNDLAKDARMLVLVDVSGSMNIEVSPGQTRADLLGNTAKLALNALPGTTQIGAWAFSTNLDGRGKDYLAMVPNVAEIGNTPAGIKHKNELITKLGLLPGLVARNGDTGLYDSIWAAYQSATKTYRDGYVNSIVVLTDGKNDDPGGGLSLQQLLGNLRKAYNADKPIKIVAISMGDETDPEALKQVAKSTDGLSYVTKNPAEISTVFVDAFLHRS; from the coding sequence ATGACCTCGCCCGTTGCTCCGCAGAAGCGTTCAGTGCCGCGCCGCCGCCGTGTCGCCGCCGGTGCGGGATTGCTCGCGCTTGCGCTCGGTTCCACCGCTGCGGTCGCGGGGATGACCACTGCCGCCGATTCGACCGCCTCCTGTGCCGCCCCCGCAAAGGTGAGTGTCGCCGTCGCTCCCGAGTTGTACGGCACGGTCGCCGCGCAGGCGCAGGAACTCGCCAAGAACCCCGCGGTCTGCGCGCAGTACGTCGTGACCCGCGCGTCAGGTGAATCGACCAACAAGGCGGTCAAGGCCGGCGGCACGGGCATCCCTGACGTGTGGATCCCCGACTCCTCGGTGTGGGTCGACGACGCCACCGCCACCCTGGGCGCCGGCTGGGTCAGCAGCAGCGGTTCGATCGCCAGCTCACCGATCGTGATCGGGGTGCCGGACGCACAGAAGGCACTTCCCGGCCTGGACACGGCTGCTACCTGGGGCGAGGTGATGGCCGCCGGACAGCTTCCGGTCTCGCTGCAGAACACCGGGGCTTCGGCGTCCGCGCTCGAGACGCTGGCAATGGCCAATCGCACCGCCACCAACCGGGAAGACCGCACTAACCTCTTGCGTGCAGTCATCAGGTTGAGCCGGTCCACCCTGTCGCCCGAGGGTCTGGCCCAGCGAGCAGCAGCCGGCCCCCATCAAGCGCGTGCCTACCCGCTCTCGGAGCAGCAGCTGATGGCCTTCGACAAGGCCAACCCGGGTAAACCGATGCGGGCATTGGTGCCGGACGAGGGCGCACCGAGCCTCGACTATCCCTTCGTGCGGCCGATCAAGGGCAGCGGCGCACCGACGACGGCGACGGACGCCCTCCTGGCCGCGCTGCGTTCGCCGGCCGCAAAGACCAGCCTGGAGAGCGCCGGTCTGCGCGTTCCCGGCGGACAAGCTCCGGCCGGCTCGCCTCTACCCACCGATCTGCGTGCTGCGCGCACCCCGAGCCCGACGGAGAACGTCAGCTCGGTGAAGTCGTGGAACGACCTCGCCAAGGACGCCCGCATGCTGGTGCTGGTCGACGTCTCCGGATCGATGAACATCGAGGTGAGCCCGGGGCAGACGAGGGCCGACCTGCTGGGCAACACCGCCAAGCTCGCCTTGAACGCGCTGCCCGGCACCACGCAGATCGGTGCCTGGGCCTTCAGCACCAACCTCGACGGCAGGGGGAAGGACTACCTGGCGATGGTGCCGAATGTCGCGGAGATCGGGAACACCCCTGCAGGCATCAAGCACAAGAACGAACTCATCACCAAGCTCGGTCTGCTCCCGGGCCTGGTGGCGCGCAACGGCGACACCGGTCTGTACGACTCGATCTGGGCGGCGTATCAGTCGGCGACCAAGACCTACCGCGACGGTTACGTCAACTCGATCGTCGTGCTCACCGACGGCAAGAACGACGATCCGGGCGGCGGCCTGTCATTGCAGCAACTGCTCGGCAACCTTCGCAAGGCGTACAACGCCGACAAACCGATCAAGATCGTCGCGATCTCCATGGGTGACGAAACCGACCCGGAGGCGCTGAAGCAGGTCGCGAAGTCGACCGACGGTCTTTCCTACGTCACCAAGAACCCCGCAGAGATTTCGACGGTCTTCGTCGATGCCTTCCTGCACCGAAGCTGA
- a CDS encoding DUF429 domain-containing protein, with translation MHFIGVDLAWGEKSRTGVAVIDDHGVLQHLSSVITDEEIAAAVTPYLSDWAVAGIDAPLVVTNETGTRRAEKLLNHDFAKFDAGAHPANRTNPAFTERPRGARVCALLGFAIDPSSSAPRRAVEVYPHAATVALFRLGRTLKYKNKQGRSVDDMRTELLALTRLVESLSSAQPAAHVALNTEWRELVASIEGASRKSQLRMAEDQVDAVICAYVVYYREHRPTDVVTYGQYPDGYIVTPRLPADLVPSPRPPRAAQHVEVVRRATRRYAGTYPLLRRAADEASAVVVGILDEAGLNYLSVTGRAKSIESFAEKAGRMADGVPLYADPIAQIGDTIGLRVITYVHSDVAAVAQLLASEAEVLDDRDMGQETASEGRFGYASRHLQIRLAPADQAVHPAVGDRPVQVQIRTVLQHAWAEFEHDIRYKGTVPDEYRSDFDRRFSLAAGLLELADQEFSTIRERLRSGVHEVPEAQPEEDPRISPRELAAFLAGQYADSSWSRPEHYAWIAGLVLELGITSLAELAESIRAVDMSVIDHRMGYRSVPGAVRRLDDALLVAHGERYIALHDNAHRVDRLKARLVKMTKAA, from the coding sequence ATGCATTTCATCGGTGTCGATCTGGCCTGGGGCGAGAAGAGCCGCACCGGCGTCGCCGTCATCGACGATCACGGTGTGCTGCAACATCTTTCGTCGGTGATCACTGACGAGGAGATCGCAGCAGCGGTCACGCCTTATCTCTCCGACTGGGCGGTTGCGGGCATCGATGCTCCTTTGGTGGTCACGAACGAGACGGGCACTCGTCGGGCAGAGAAGCTGCTCAACCACGACTTCGCGAAGTTCGACGCGGGAGCGCACCCGGCCAACCGCACCAACCCGGCATTCACCGAGCGTCCTCGAGGTGCCCGGGTCTGTGCCTTGTTGGGGTTCGCCATCGACCCGTCATCCAGCGCTCCGCGACGCGCAGTCGAGGTCTACCCACACGCCGCCACGGTGGCGTTGTTCCGCCTCGGCCGCACGCTGAAGTACAAGAACAAGCAGGGGCGCTCGGTCGACGACATGCGCACCGAATTGCTCGCCCTGACCCGGCTGGTGGAATCGCTGTCGTCCGCCCAACCCGCGGCGCACGTCGCGCTGAACACCGAGTGGCGTGAGTTGGTCGCTTCCATCGAGGGGGCGTCGCGCAAGTCGCAGTTGCGGATGGCCGAGGACCAGGTCGATGCCGTCATCTGTGCCTATGTCGTCTATTACCGCGAGCACCGCCCAACCGATGTCGTCACCTACGGGCAATATCCGGACGGCTACATCGTCACCCCGCGCCTGCCGGCTGATCTCGTGCCCTCGCCCCGACCACCGCGTGCAGCCCAACACGTCGAGGTGGTGCGTCGCGCGACCCGGCGTTACGCCGGCACCTACCCCCTCCTGCGTCGGGCGGCGGACGAGGCGAGCGCCGTGGTCGTCGGCATCCTCGACGAAGCCGGCCTGAACTATCTGAGCGTCACCGGGCGGGCCAAGTCGATCGAGTCGTTCGCCGAGAAGGCCGGACGAATGGCTGACGGAGTGCCGCTCTACGCCGACCCGATCGCACAGATCGGCGACACCATCGGGCTGCGCGTCATCACCTACGTCCACAGTGACGTTGCCGCCGTGGCGCAACTGCTGGCGTCCGAGGCCGAGGTGCTCGACGACCGCGACATGGGGCAGGAGACCGCCAGCGAAGGACGCTTCGGGTACGCCAGCCGGCACCTGCAGATCCGTTTGGCCCCGGCGGATCAGGCCGTGCACCCGGCGGTGGGTGATCGTCCGGTGCAGGTGCAGATCCGCACGGTGCTGCAGCACGCGTGGGCGGAGTTCGAGCACGACATCCGTTACAAGGGAACGGTGCCCGACGAATACCGTTCCGACTTCGACCGCCGGTTCAGCCTGGCTGCGGGTCTGCTCGAACTCGCCGATCAAGAGTTCTCCACGATCCGCGAACGCCTGCGCAGCGGGGTCCACGAGGTGCCCGAGGCGCAGCCCGAGGAAGACCCGCGGATCAGCCCGCGCGAGCTGGCAGCGTTCCTGGCCGGTCAGTACGCCGACTCCAGTTGGTCGCGTCCGGAGCACTACGCCTGGATCGCCGGGCTCGTGCTCGAGCTGGGCATCACCTCGCTGGCGGAGCTGGCGGAGTCGATCCGGGCGGTCGACATGTCGGTGATCGATCACCGCATGGGTTATCGCAGCGTGCCGGGTGCTGTACGCCGACTGGACGACGCCCTGCTGGTCGCGCACGGTGAGCGATACATTGCGCTGCACGACAATGCGCATCGGGTTGACCGGTTGAAGGCTCGACTGGTCAAGATGACCAAAGCCGCCTGA
- a CDS encoding alpha/beta fold hydrolase — translation MSSLDTSLPQLAQKWGGEYRSIDLDGPVAYIDFGGPSDAVPFVLVHGLGGMALNYVLLAPYLREAGYRVYAVDLAGHGLTRAVERSSSVRNNAKLVRQFIEEVLGEPAVVAGNSMGGLIVSMLASTHPDAVRGVVLLNPAMPAPRRYPGRQLASLRSLITPAARGVVGKARKRPITPEAEIEHTMRLCFADWTIRDQEMFDAHVDMAKARRRFPEALAALGVAARTMFQETIAHRAVMDRYHRIKAPVLLIHGTHDRLVDIEAARWAKKGNPRWLYAEWDDTGHVPMMEHPERTAKTMLSWVESHGILAA, via the coding sequence ATGTCGTCGCTTGACACCTCCCTTCCGCAGTTGGCGCAGAAGTGGGGTGGTGAATATCGATCGATCGATCTCGACGGTCCCGTTGCCTACATCGACTTCGGCGGACCCTCCGACGCGGTGCCCTTCGTGTTGGTGCACGGGCTCGGCGGCATGGCGCTCAACTACGTGCTCCTCGCGCCGTACCTGCGCGAGGCCGGCTACCGCGTCTACGCAGTCGATCTTGCCGGGCACGGTCTGACCCGGGCGGTCGAACGCAGTTCGTCGGTGCGCAACAACGCCAAACTCGTGCGCCAGTTCATCGAGGAGGTCCTCGGCGAGCCCGCCGTCGTTGCCGGCAACTCCATGGGCGGGCTCATCGTCTCGATGCTCGCCTCCACCCACCCGGACGCCGTGCGTGGCGTGGTGCTGCTCAACCCCGCCATGCCGGCCCCGCGGCGCTACCCCGGGCGCCAACTCGCCTCCCTCCGATCGCTCATCACGCCGGCGGCGCGCGGCGTCGTGGGCAAGGCCCGCAAGCGTCCGATCACGCCGGAGGCGGAGATCGAGCACACCATGCGCCTCTGCTTCGCCGACTGGACCATCCGCGACCAGGAGATGTTCGACGCCCATGTCGACATGGCCAAGGCGCGGCGCAGGTTTCCCGAAGCCTTGGCAGCCCTCGGCGTCGCTGCGCGCACGATGTTCCAGGAGACAATCGCTCACCGCGCCGTCATGGACCGCTACCACCGCATCAAGGCACCGGTGCTGCTGATCCACGGCACGCACGACCGGCTGGTCGACATCGAGGCGGCGCGCTGGGCGAAGAAGGGCAACCCGCGCTGGCTCTACGCCGAGTGGGACGACACAGGGCACGTGCCGATGATGGAACACCCCGAACGCACCGCCAAGACCATGCTCTCCTGGGTGGAGTCGCACGGCATACTCGCTGCATGA
- a CDS encoding CapA family protein — translation MRRHATLAALAASCLLAGCSLGSGESGGSASTTGGGKGSSSSSSGAGGTTSEAGPKVTGKPVTLTIAASGDILPHPGVLSTARANGTGGKYDFNPMFAQVAPILKKADLAICQLETPLSSNDTNLSLRVAATAPIINSPHTVADAVKNAGFDGCSTANNHTYDAKETGIQQTRNEMDRVGLKASGPAPDPKDQTAVYDVKGVKVAQLSYSFTLSNAIGDQVFVPAAVPWMKDNMYELRGVEGLKADAKRARDAGADFVVVSIHWGIEQTRQLSPDQLRIAPALLNSGMVDYIIGNHPHVVQQCAKINGRYVVYSNGNMLSQQGPSVGFAPMAQDGVLTTVTLSRDKDGKTSQKLTYNPTYVDHNGYVITPVSQTKNPASYQRTVEAMRGDGSCDATPAG, via the coding sequence ATGCGCCGTCACGCCACGCTCGCTGCCCTGGCCGCCTCCTGCCTGCTGGCCGGCTGTTCACTCGGATCCGGCGAGTCGGGTGGCTCTGCGTCCACCACCGGTGGTGGCAAGGGCTCGTCGTCCAGTTCGAGCGGTGCGGGTGGCACGACCTCCGAGGCAGGCCCGAAGGTCACCGGTAAACCTGTCACTTTGACCATTGCGGCGTCCGGCGACATCCTTCCGCACCCCGGTGTGCTGTCGACGGCCCGCGCGAACGGGACGGGCGGCAAGTACGACTTCAACCCGATGTTCGCCCAGGTGGCACCGATCCTGAAGAAGGCCGATCTCGCGATCTGCCAGCTTGAGACGCCGCTGAGCAGCAATGACACCAATCTGTCGCTGCGGGTGGCAGCCACTGCGCCGATCATCAACTCGCCGCACACTGTGGCCGACGCGGTGAAGAACGCTGGTTTCGACGGGTGCAGCACCGCGAACAACCACACCTACGACGCCAAGGAAACCGGCATCCAGCAGACCCGCAACGAGATGGACCGGGTGGGCCTGAAGGCCTCCGGGCCGGCGCCGGATCCGAAGGACCAGACGGCGGTGTACGACGTGAAGGGCGTGAAGGTCGCCCAACTCTCGTACTCGTTCACGTTGTCGAACGCGATCGGTGACCAGGTGTTCGTCCCGGCTGCCGTGCCGTGGATGAAGGACAACATGTACGAACTGCGCGGTGTCGAAGGCCTGAAAGCCGACGCCAAGCGGGCACGCGACGCCGGTGCCGACTTCGTCGTGGTGTCGATCCACTGGGGCATCGAGCAGACCCGACAGTTGTCGCCCGACCAGTTGCGCATCGCCCCTGCGCTGTTGAACTCCGGGATGGTCGACTACATCATCGGCAATCACCCGCACGTCGTGCAGCAGTGCGCCAAGATCAACGGCCGGTACGTCGTCTACTCCAACGGAAACATGCTGTCGCAGCAGGGGCCGTCCGTCGGTTTTGCTCCGATGGCGCAGGACGGCGTCCTCACCACCGTCACGTTGAGCCGAGACAAGGACGGCAAGACCTCCCAGAAGCTCACGTACAACCCGACCTATGTCGATCACAACGGCTACGTCATCACGCCGGTCAGCCAGACGAAGAACCCCGCGTCCTACCAGCGCACCGTCGAGGCGATGCGCGGTGACGGGTCGTGCGACGCGACCCCGGCCGGCTGA